From Haloarcula sp. CBA1127, a single genomic window includes:
- a CDS encoding halocyanin domain-containing protein — MTNTDDLDRRRFIASIGTVVAGASIAGCAALGTTSSGGEQSPSAETEADASTETAAPTETATAAETEAAASGSGDVPSSVSSYLSDTSNFDGSVTDATDQDFVTVDVGASGNNGNFAYAPAAIEISTGTTVQWEWTGKGAAHNVVAEDETFNSGSSASGTGVKFEYTFEETGVYNYYCTPHKALGMKGSVIVR; from the coding sequence ATGACTAACACAGACGATCTTGACAGACGTCGGTTTATCGCGAGTATCGGCACAGTGGTTGCAGGGGCATCTATCGCTGGGTGTGCCGCACTTGGGACAACCTCAAGTGGGGGTGAGCAGTCACCGAGCGCCGAAACCGAGGCGGATGCCAGTACGGAGACGGCCGCGCCAACGGAGACGGCGACCGCTGCGGAAACGGAGGCTGCGGCGTCTGGGAGCGGGGACGTCCCATCGTCAGTGTCATCGTATCTCAGCGACACGAGTAACTTCGACGGCAGCGTGACCGACGCAACCGATCAAGACTTCGTCACGGTGGATGTCGGCGCATCAGGGAACAACGGAAACTTCGCGTACGCTCCGGCCGCAATCGAAATATCGACCGGGACGACGGTGCAGTGGGAGTGGACCGGAAAGGGTGCCGCACACAACGTCGTGGCGGAAGACGAAACGTTCAATTCCGGGTCGTCAGCCAGCGGAACGGGCGTCAAGTTCGAGTACACCTTCGAGGAAACTGGCGTGTACAACTACTACTGCACGCCCCACAAGGCACTCGGGATGAAAGGCAGCGTCATCGTCCGATAA
- a CDS encoding TIGR04347 family pseudo-SAM/SPASM protein — MISVSKLLCDLDAEGDGLRYDAANESTKRQIRDEKQRRPVVVWNVTKQCNLYCDHCYAAADTEIADGELSTAEGKALLEDLADYGAPVVLFSGGEPLVRQDLEELVAYANEVGVRPVLSTNGTLITEERAKSLKDAGLKYAGVSVDGLPERNDDFRGVDGAFEGAVQGIENCLDAGLKTGLRYTITERNAADLEGVVDLLTDVGVDRFCFYHLDYGGRGTEIVDADLTPEDRRQAVKRVCDMTREYHDRGEEIETLLVGNYADAAYLVEYAREHMSDAQAKRVYEYLQVNGGDPTGERVADVDYQGNVHLTQFWQGYSLGNVRDRSFGAIWEDESNPLLSALRNREEHLTGKCADCRYAGVCRGASRLRALTVEDDLFAPDPQCYLEDTEVHGPVPFDTGENSVAGGSSAD, encoded by the coding sequence ATGATCTCGGTCTCGAAACTGCTCTGTGACCTCGACGCTGAGGGGGACGGTCTCCGGTACGACGCGGCAAACGAGTCGACCAAACGCCAGATCAGGGACGAAAAGCAGCGCCGGCCCGTCGTCGTCTGGAACGTCACCAAACAGTGCAACCTCTACTGCGACCACTGCTACGCCGCCGCCGACACCGAAATTGCCGACGGCGAACTCTCGACGGCCGAGGGGAAGGCACTGCTCGAAGACTTAGCTGACTACGGCGCGCCGGTGGTACTGTTCTCCGGCGGCGAGCCGCTCGTCCGGCAGGACCTCGAAGAACTGGTCGCCTACGCGAACGAGGTCGGCGTCCGACCGGTGCTTTCGACCAACGGGACGCTCATCACCGAGGAACGCGCCAAGTCGCTCAAGGATGCCGGGCTGAAATACGCTGGCGTCTCCGTCGACGGCCTGCCGGAGCGAAACGACGACTTCCGCGGGGTTGACGGCGCGTTCGAGGGCGCAGTTCAGGGAATCGAGAACTGCCTCGACGCAGGACTGAAGACCGGCCTCCGGTACACCATCACCGAGCGAAACGCCGCGGATCTTGAGGGCGTCGTCGACCTGCTGACCGACGTGGGCGTGGACCGCTTCTGCTTCTACCATCTGGATTACGGCGGCCGCGGGACCGAGATTGTCGACGCCGACCTCACACCCGAGGACCGCCGGCAGGCGGTGAAACGAGTCTGTGATATGACCCGCGAGTACCACGACCGCGGGGAGGAAATCGAGACGCTACTGGTCGGGAACTACGCCGACGCGGCCTACCTCGTCGAGTACGCTCGCGAGCACATGAGCGACGCGCAGGCAAAGCGGGTGTACGAGTACCTGCAGGTCAACGGCGGGGACCCGACTGGCGAACGGGTCGCCGACGTGGACTATCAGGGTAACGTCCACCTCACGCAGTTCTGGCAGGGCTACTCGCTGGGGAACGTTCGGGACCGCTCGTTCGGCGCTATCTGGGAGGACGAGTCGAACCCGCTGCTTTCGGCGCTTCGGAACCGCGAAGAGCATCTCACGGGGAAATGTGCCGACTGCCGCTACGCCGGGGTCTGTCGCGGGGCGTCCCGACTCCGGGCGCTCACCGTCGAAGACGACCTGTTCGCCCCGGACCCGCAGTGTTATCTAGAAGACACTGAGGTCCACGGGCCGGTGCCGTTTGACACCGGTGAGAACTCGGTGGCGGGCGGGAGTTCGGCCGACTGA
- a CDS encoding NUDIX hydrolase: METTRHFVATVYVVSDGSVALHEHSKLDMWLPAGGHIDRDELPHEAALRETREELGLDVDLIAPQQDIESETVQSMPQPQHFLLEDINVNAEGDVGHQHIDFIFYGRAESRDITPGPGEQPAADWEWFSVDDLRDRSEELPADVVEVGQQAIESVRGA; this comes from the coding sequence ATGGAGACCACTCGGCATTTTGTCGCAACTGTCTACGTTGTTAGTGACGGCTCCGTCGCGCTCCACGAGCACAGTAAGCTCGACATGTGGCTGCCAGCGGGCGGCCACATCGACCGCGACGAACTGCCCCACGAGGCCGCGCTGCGCGAGACGCGCGAGGAACTGGGCCTCGATGTTGACCTCATCGCGCCACAGCAGGACATCGAGAGCGAGACCGTTCAGTCGATGCCCCAGCCACAGCATTTCCTGCTCGAGGACATCAACGTCAACGCAGAGGGCGACGTCGGCCACCAGCACATCGATTTCATCTTCTACGGCCGGGCAGAGAGCCGCGACATCACGCCGGGACCGGGCGAACAGCCGGCTGCTGACTGGGAATGGTTCTCCGTTGACGACTTACGGGACCGGAGCGAGGAACTCCCGGCAGATGTCGTCGAGGTTGGTCAGCAGGCAATCGAATCAGTTCGCGGGGCGTAG
- a CDS encoding PHP domain-containing protein: MQSVELHAHSSLSYDGRDPVELLLEQASAVGLDALAVTDHDEIDASLRAAELAPEYGLVGIPGMEVTCAAGHVLALGIQEAIPPHLPFEETLDRIRAQGGLAVVPHPFQESRHGVLEHISKVELATADAIEVYNSRLLTGRSNRQAERFARREGLPMTAGSDAHIAEMVGQAVTNVGTDERTADAILDAIHEGKTTVEGKRTPWRISFRQAAGGAKRRVKNGIAELLQ; encoded by the coding sequence GTGCAGTCGGTTGAGCTACACGCGCATTCGTCGCTGTCGTACGACGGCCGGGACCCGGTCGAGCTCCTCTTAGAGCAAGCCAGCGCCGTCGGACTGGACGCGCTGGCCGTGACTGACCACGACGAAATCGACGCCAGCCTCCGGGCGGCCGAACTCGCCCCGGAGTACGGTCTCGTCGGGATTCCCGGGATGGAGGTCACGTGTGCCGCCGGACACGTCCTTGCCCTGGGTATTCAGGAAGCCATCCCGCCTCATCTCCCGTTCGAGGAGACGCTCGACCGCATCCGCGCCCAGGGCGGACTCGCGGTCGTCCCGCATCCGTTTCAGGAGTCCCGCCACGGCGTGCTAGAACACATCTCGAAGGTCGAACTCGCGACAGCCGACGCTATCGAAGTGTACAATTCGCGGCTGTTGACCGGACGGTCGAATCGGCAGGCCGAGCGGTTCGCCCGTCGAGAAGGGCTCCCGATGACCGCCGGCAGCGACGCCCACATCGCGGAGATGGTCGGGCAGGCGGTCACCAACGTCGGCACGGACGAACGAACGGCCGACGCGATTCTCGACGCCATCCACGAGGGTAAGACGACCGTCGAGGGCAAGCGGACGCCGTGGCGGATTAGCTTCCGGCAGGCCGCCGGCGGGGCGAAGCGACGCGTCAAGAACGGTATCGCGGAGTTACTGCAGTGA
- a CDS encoding transcription initiation factor IIB family protein, whose translation MTDTSIRRYSNERETETEQTDKEESETLVCPECNGSLLSDSERGETVCEDCGLVVEEDEIDPGPEWRAFDSKEKDEKSRVGAPTTNMMHDKGLSTNIGWQDKDAYGNSLSSRQREKMQRLRTWNERFRTRDSKERNLKQALGEIDRMASALGLPENVRETASVIYRRALDEDLLPGRSIEGVSTASLYAAARQAGTPRSLDEIAGVSRVEKDEIARTYRYVVRELSLEIQPADPESYVPRFASDLDLSEEVERRARQLLQNAKQEGVHSGKSPVGLAAAAVYAASLLTNEKVTQSEVSEVANISEVTIRNRYHELLEAEDNIHP comes from the coding sequence ATGACCGATACCAGCATCCGCCGATACTCGAACGAGCGCGAAACGGAGACAGAGCAGACGGACAAAGAGGAATCGGAGACGCTCGTCTGTCCGGAGTGTAACGGATCGTTGCTTTCCGACAGCGAGCGCGGTGAAACGGTGTGTGAAGACTGTGGGCTGGTCGTCGAGGAGGACGAGATCGACCCCGGTCCGGAGTGGCGCGCGTTCGATTCGAAGGAGAAAGACGAGAAATCTCGCGTCGGTGCGCCGACGACGAACATGATGCACGACAAGGGCCTGTCGACCAACATCGGCTGGCAGGACAAGGACGCCTACGGCAACTCCCTGTCCTCGCGCCAGCGCGAGAAGATGCAGCGACTGCGCACCTGGAACGAGCGGTTCCGCACCCGCGACTCCAAGGAGCGCAACCTCAAGCAGGCCCTCGGTGAGATCGACCGGATGGCCTCCGCGCTTGGACTGCCAGAGAACGTTCGCGAGACGGCTAGTGTCATCTATCGTCGCGCACTTGACGAGGACCTCCTGCCCGGCCGCTCTATCGAGGGTGTCTCGACGGCGTCGCTGTACGCCGCCGCACGGCAGGCCGGGACGCCGCGGTCGCTCGACGAGATTGCGGGCGTCTCCCGCGTCGAGAAAGACGAAATCGCCCGGACCTACCGCTACGTCGTCCGCGAACTCAGCCTCGAAATCCAGCCGGCCGACCCCGAGAGCTACGTCCCGCGGTTCGCGTCGGACCTCGACCTCTCCGAGGAGGTCGAGCGCCGCGCCCGCCAGCTCCTCCAGAACGCAAAGCAGGAGGGTGTCCACTCCGGAAAGTCGCCGGTCGGCCTCGCTGCGGCCGCGGTGTACGCCGCCTCGCTGCTCACCAACGAGAAGGTGACTCAGAGCGAGGTCAGCGAGGTCGCCAACATCTCCGAGGTCACCATCCGCAACCGCTACCACGAACTGCTGGAAGCGGAAGACAACATCCACCCCTGA
- a CDS encoding methyl-accepting chemotaxis protein — translation MLENITLDRFDLRPKLILAFVTVALLVGVTGAVGYQAVGVVDAEAHVISADADDIDASMEMLVAVEEQQIAVQAAMLGEDGARADFEKANSNFEKWAQQMDDSELSEQEQQALTDLQSRNQEYTAIAQEVFDAREAGETELAMQKMAELDPLLTAMRDDAHTLEELAFENKEAAVASADSTAATVQWLLIGLTIGAFALAIAIGLFVAGRIIPPITQLAETAQAVSNGTLDNDLDDHVEDDELSRMIDAFTEMQANLQGVFSQIGTASSGLRQGDLGWEFESSYPGRYGETVADLEAGADELAESFNEILSVSDALQRGVLDGDVDTDRPGQYGEVLTDLATGTTQLSESFTQISAASEGLKRGRLNQTIDTDYPGLFGAALGDLADGIGQLNTSVGRVQCIADDVATSSEEVASSSEEIKQASEQVATSVEEISGGADTQSENLQEVADEMNDMSATVEEIASSSEEVAATANTAVERGETGREHAAAATEEIQSIESQADEAVTQVETLDRKMDQIGEVVELITDIAEQTNMLALNASIESARAGEAGEGFGVVASEIKSLAGEAAEATAEIERRIEEVQATTTDTVDGMQQMSDRVERGSNTIGDAIKMFDEIANAVQEAESGIQEISAATDDQAASSEEVVSMVDEVSSVSQQTAAEASNVSAATEEQTASLSETADTVQQMSALADELHDQVSNFNTGTGAGTPPEATTESVAATDGGHHPSATEGRSSGHDT, via the coding sequence ATGTTAGAAAATATTACACTCGACCGGTTTGACCTGCGGCCGAAACTCATCTTGGCGTTCGTGACTGTGGCGCTGTTAGTCGGCGTTACCGGGGCAGTAGGGTATCAGGCGGTCGGTGTTGTCGATGCTGAGGCCCACGTCATCTCTGCGGATGCTGATGACATCGATGCGTCCATGGAGATGTTGGTGGCTGTTGAGGAACAACAAATCGCGGTCCAGGCGGCTATGCTCGGTGAGGACGGTGCAAGAGCTGATTTTGAGAAAGCCAACTCGAACTTCGAGAAGTGGGCACAACAGATGGATGACAGTGAGCTGAGCGAGCAAGAACAGCAGGCTCTGACTGACCTGCAATCCAGAAATCAGGAGTACACGGCCATCGCCCAGGAGGTGTTTGATGCCAGAGAAGCCGGCGAAACAGAACTTGCTATGCAAAAAATGGCAGAACTGGACCCGCTGTTAACAGCTATGCGGGACGACGCGCATACCCTTGAAGAACTCGCCTTCGAAAATAAAGAGGCGGCAGTCGCATCGGCAGATAGCACTGCGGCGACAGTCCAGTGGTTACTTATCGGACTGACTATCGGGGCGTTCGCCCTTGCAATCGCTATCGGGCTCTTCGTCGCCGGACGGATCATTCCGCCGATCACTCAGTTGGCGGAGACCGCACAGGCTGTCAGTAACGGCACCCTTGACAACGACCTTGACGATCACGTCGAAGACGACGAACTCAGTCGGATGATCGACGCGTTCACCGAGATGCAGGCAAATCTCCAGGGTGTTTTCTCGCAGATTGGAACCGCAAGTAGCGGCCTACGACAGGGCGACCTGGGGTGGGAGTTCGAATCTAGCTATCCCGGGCGGTACGGCGAGACTGTCGCTGATCTCGAAGCGGGCGCCGACGAGCTAGCAGAGAGCTTTAACGAGATCCTGAGTGTGAGCGACGCCCTCCAGCGGGGGGTGCTTGATGGCGATGTTGATACGGATCGACCCGGGCAGTACGGTGAAGTGCTCACTGACTTAGCGACCGGGACGACCCAGTTGTCAGAGAGTTTCACGCAGATATCGGCTGCGAGCGAGGGTCTGAAAAGGGGGCGACTCAACCAGACTATCGACACGGACTATCCGGGACTATTCGGGGCCGCATTGGGTGATCTTGCGGATGGAATCGGGCAGTTGAACACGAGCGTCGGACGTGTGCAATGCATCGCAGACGACGTTGCGACCTCCAGTGAGGAAGTGGCGAGCAGCTCCGAAGAAATCAAGCAGGCCAGCGAACAGGTCGCGACGTCTGTCGAAGAGATCTCTGGTGGTGCGGATACCCAGAGCGAGAATCTTCAGGAGGTGGCCGACGAGATGAACGATATGTCCGCGACGGTTGAGGAAATCGCGTCCTCGTCCGAAGAGGTGGCTGCGACTGCCAACACAGCCGTCGAACGCGGTGAAACTGGTCGGGAGCACGCGGCGGCGGCGACCGAAGAGATCCAGTCGATAGAGTCCCAGGCCGACGAGGCCGTTACACAGGTCGAAACGCTCGACAGGAAAATGGACCAGATCGGCGAAGTAGTCGAGCTGATAACCGATATCGCCGAACAGACGAACATGCTGGCGCTGAACGCATCGATCGAGTCCGCCCGTGCCGGCGAAGCGGGCGAAGGCTTTGGCGTTGTTGCAAGCGAAATCAAGTCTCTAGCAGGGGAAGCCGCTGAGGCGACTGCCGAGATCGAACGGCGTATTGAAGAAGTGCAAGCGACGACGACGGATACCGTCGATGGAATGCAACAGATGAGCGACCGCGTCGAACGCGGGTCTAACACGATCGGGGACGCCATCAAGATGTTCGACGAGATCGCCAACGCCGTTCAGGAGGCCGAAAGCGGCATCCAAGAGATCAGCGCTGCCACCGACGACCAAGCGGCCTCTTCCGAAGAGGTCGTCTCGATGGTCGATGAAGTTTCCAGTGTCAGTCAGCAGACCGCGGCCGAGGCGAGCAACGTATCGGCCGCGACCGAAGAACAGACAGCGTCTCTGTCAGAGACCGCTGATACCGTCCAGCAAATGTCCGCGCTCGCTGACGAACTGCACGACCAAGTGTCGAATTTCAACACCGGCACAGGGGCCGGAACGCCGCCCGAGGCGACAACTGAGTCAGTGGCCGCAACCGATGGTGGGCACCACCCGTCTGCTACTGAGGGTCGGTCGTCGGGTCACGATACATAA
- a CDS encoding asparagine synthase C-terminal domain-containing protein has product MQGADTDAVADAIESGDALSGTGGFAGELDGTLVRDVLGRYPLFVERAVSDAERVDPEQWSHDPTALADPRSFPAGHIRNESGTQQRWSLPSLDPFDTRETAIEQVRTAVETSIDAVDTDSLAIAFSGGVDSALLAARLDAPLYVAGFPDSHDVEAARSAADLLGTEVRVIELTHEAIERAVPEIARATARTNAMDVQIALPLYLVAERVAADGFDRLALGQGADELFGGYAKVAKAPEDPRVEAGTVRGAQREVIASLPDQLERDVLALRAAGVEPVTPLLHDRVVSAALRLDGDLLVDGETRKVALRAAARESLPDEIADRDKKAAQYGSLAARELDRLARQAGYKRRMDDHVTQYVESLVE; this is encoded by the coding sequence ATGCAGGGAGCCGACACAGATGCCGTTGCCGACGCCATCGAAAGCGGTGACGCGCTCTCTGGAACTGGCGGGTTCGCTGGCGAACTGGACGGAACACTCGTCCGCGACGTTCTCGGGCGGTACCCGCTGTTCGTGGAGCGTGCCGTTTCTGACGCGGAGCGAGTCGACCCCGAACAGTGGAGCCATGACCCGACGGCGCTGGCCGACCCGCGGTCGTTCCCCGCCGGCCATATTCGAAACGAGAGCGGGACCCAACAGCGGTGGTCGCTCCCGTCGTTGGACCCGTTCGATACCCGTGAAACGGCAATCGAGCAGGTCCGCACCGCTGTCGAGACGAGCATCGACGCCGTCGACACTGACTCTCTCGCAATCGCGTTTTCCGGCGGCGTGGACTCTGCGCTGCTCGCGGCACGGCTCGACGCGCCGCTGTACGTTGCCGGGTTCCCGGACAGCCACGATGTCGAGGCGGCGCGGTCGGCTGCCGACCTGCTGGGAACCGAGGTCCGCGTTATCGAACTGACTCATGAAGCCATCGAGCGGGCCGTCCCCGAAATCGCCCGCGCCACCGCACGCACGAACGCCATGGACGTACAGATAGCGCTCCCGCTGTACCTCGTCGCCGAGCGGGTCGCCGCAGACGGTTTCGACCGACTTGCCCTCGGCCAGGGAGCCGACGAGCTGTTCGGCGGCTACGCGAAAGTCGCCAAGGCTCCCGAGGACCCGCGTGTCGAGGCCGGCACCGTCCGTGGGGCACAGCGGGAGGTCATCGCCTCGCTCCCCGACCAACTGGAGCGGGACGTGCTCGCCCTGCGGGCCGCCGGCGTCGAGCCGGTAACGCCGCTGTTACACGACCGCGTTGTCAGCGCTGCGCTCCGACTGGACGGCGACCTGCTCGTCGACGGCGAGACGCGGAAGGTCGCACTCCGGGCGGCAGCCCGGGAGTCGCTCCCGGACGAGATCGCGGACCGGGACAAGAAGGCCGCACAGTACGGCTCGCTGGCCGCCCGAGAACTGGACCGACTGGCCCGGCAGGCCGGCTACAAGCGGCGGATGGACGACCACGTCACCCAGTACGTCGAATCGCTCGTCGAGTGA
- a CDS encoding Htur_1727 family rSAM-partnered candidate RiPP: MEEFDHEVDAPRGATSREWEVFVREDTADPLTHVGSVSAPSADIAREQAASLFARTAVTLWLCPADETHRYQTDAATLGTGKAGDDATMSVDEMESETLRGENR; the protein is encoded by the coding sequence ATGGAAGAGTTCGACCACGAGGTAGACGCCCCGCGCGGCGCGACAAGTCGCGAGTGGGAGGTGTTCGTCCGCGAGGACACGGCCGACCCGCTCACTCACGTCGGCAGTGTCAGCGCGCCGTCCGCCGACATCGCCAGAGAGCAGGCCGCGTCGCTGTTCGCTCGTACGGCCGTCACACTGTGGTTGTGTCCCGCCGACGAGACGCACCGCTACCAGACGGATGCTGCGACACTCGGAACGGGGAAAGCGGGGGACGACGCCACTATGAGCGTCGACGAGATGGAATCGGAGACGCTCCGGGGTGAGAACCGATGA
- a CDS encoding bacterio-opsin activator domain-containing protein, which yields MADKHSGDKDNNWDQRTLQERIKAFEALKRAIDLFTNLSTAVDDSIRTYVTELPQWFQYPSNTAVKIRVGDDVFETDGFQPTTDSLTTAARTRTGTDISITVVRTDRRSDTGQQAWRESERELIKTVLSLIRSEIERWEVDSLKRVSDGVVVLDSGHRYTYLDQQAEQLLGQDMEELRGEYIWDGFPEAAETVAEEIIQTAIETQSPKFFEQYHSQQDQWVEAQVYPSESHTIIVFRDITDAKIAEHKIDRVLETTPVGIVLLDAEGTITRVNSRAEELLGVSRRKVDRKGYDDPDWDIWDEAGNPIPDEDHPVTRVRRTGETIQGFTHGITLQDGSERWLSSNVAPVKRVDGSIEQIIVALEDITVPKRLEQLIKTLRPADEVLNNASTAEEIKQALCELLTETREYQYARISEHIPGTALTKSDLQERSKDVAASNSVTLPIQSQREFTPAEAAVETGDIQVVTRNQTDTQFEQWRAYTLDKGFQGGAIVPLKHRSRVYGLLVLYTDRGESFGGREQTLLTTFGDRVGQVLYSLATERILHADKVAVLTFESTDSASFFIAASEQLNCTIEIIDTVPVADEMLVHYASVAGASLDALSDIAETADWDAPLRKIRHTEDPPGGEIEIGLQRQSLAQTLVVAGAVVTRDVVTDGRAEVVCEVPLGNDIGALVTRLQDSFPETTLKSKREYTPATEPNAHAVGRVLGDIFEDELTDRQQQVLRAAMYGGYFESPRRSTATEIAGALSLTQSTFSYHLRNAQQTLFARLFDRSH from the coding sequence ATGGCCGACAAGCACAGCGGCGACAAAGATAATAACTGGGACCAGAGAACGCTTCAGGAGCGGATAAAAGCGTTCGAGGCACTCAAGCGGGCCATTGATCTTTTTACGAACCTCTCCACTGCCGTTGACGACAGTATCCGGACGTACGTTACTGAACTGCCACAGTGGTTCCAGTATCCGTCGAACACAGCGGTCAAAATCCGGGTTGGAGACGACGTGTTTGAAACCGACGGCTTCCAGCCGACTACTGACTCGCTGACGACAGCGGCGCGTACGCGTACTGGAACGGATATCTCGATAACGGTCGTCCGCACAGACCGGCGGTCCGATACGGGCCAGCAGGCGTGGCGCGAGAGCGAGCGAGAGCTCATTAAGACTGTCTTATCTCTCATCAGGTCTGAAATCGAACGGTGGGAGGTAGACAGCCTGAAGCGTGTGTCGGATGGCGTTGTTGTACTCGACAGCGGTCACCGGTACACATATCTGGACCAACAGGCTGAACAGCTTCTCGGCCAGGACATGGAAGAACTACGCGGTGAATACATCTGGGATGGCTTCCCCGAGGCAGCAGAGACTGTCGCCGAGGAGATAATTCAGACCGCAATTGAGACACAGTCACCGAAATTTTTCGAACAGTACCACTCCCAGCAAGATCAGTGGGTCGAGGCACAGGTTTACCCGAGCGAAAGCCACACCATCATCGTATTCAGGGACATTACTGACGCGAAAATAGCCGAACACAAAATCGACCGCGTACTGGAGACGACCCCTGTTGGGATCGTCCTTCTGGACGCTGAGGGTACTATCACTCGTGTAAACTCTCGGGCTGAAGAGTTGCTTGGCGTGTCCAGACGCAAGGTGGATAGAAAGGGGTACGACGACCCCGACTGGGACATCTGGGACGAAGCGGGCAATCCAATCCCAGACGAGGACCATCCGGTCACCCGTGTCCGCCGCACCGGCGAGACGATCCAGGGGTTCACTCACGGGATCACACTTCAGGACGGCTCCGAACGGTGGCTATCGAGCAACGTTGCGCCAGTCAAGCGCGTGGACGGATCGATTGAACAAATCATCGTTGCACTGGAAGACATCACCGTTCCCAAACGCCTTGAGCAACTTATCAAGACGCTACGGCCAGCAGACGAGGTTCTCAACAATGCATCAACAGCCGAAGAAATCAAACAGGCTCTTTGTGAGCTATTGACGGAAACGCGGGAATACCAGTACGCACGGATCAGTGAGCACATCCCGGGCACAGCGCTAACCAAATCGGATCTTCAGGAGCGGTCGAAAGATGTCGCTGCCAGCAACTCAGTAACGCTACCAATCCAATCCCAGAGAGAGTTCACTCCAGCAGAGGCCGCTGTTGAAACAGGTGACATACAGGTAGTTACGAGGAACCAAACTGACACACAGTTCGAGCAGTGGCGGGCATACACACTGGACAAAGGGTTTCAGGGCGGCGCTATCGTTCCGCTCAAACACAGGAGCCGCGTTTATGGGCTGCTCGTGTTATATACGGATCGTGGAGAGTCGTTCGGTGGCCGCGAGCAGACGCTCCTGACGACGTTCGGTGACAGGGTTGGGCAAGTCCTGTACTCACTAGCGACGGAGCGCATTCTCCATGCCGACAAAGTGGCTGTGCTCACGTTCGAGAGTACTGACTCAGCATCGTTCTTCATCGCCGCTTCTGAACAACTGAACTGTACAATCGAGATCATCGATACGGTTCCGGTGGCAGATGAAATGCTGGTCCACTATGCGTCCGTTGCGGGGGCGTCGTTGGATGCCCTCAGTGATATCGCGGAGACTGCGGACTGGGATGCCCCGTTACGAAAGATCCGCCACACTGAGGATCCACCCGGCGGAGAAATCGAAATCGGACTGCAACGGCAGTCCCTAGCACAGACACTCGTTGTAGCGGGTGCAGTCGTCACAAGGGATGTGGTAACTGATGGTCGCGCGGAAGTTGTCTGTGAGGTGCCACTGGGTAATGATATTGGAGCGCTGGTAACACGTTTGCAAGACTCGTTCCCCGAAACGACGCTCAAGTCGAAGCGTGAGTACACTCCCGCAACGGAGCCGAATGCACACGCAGTTGGTCGGGTGCTGGGAGATATCTTCGAAGACGAGCTCACAGATCGCCAGCAACAGGTCCTGCGAGCCGCGATGTATGGTGGGTACTTCGAGTCGCCGCGACGAAGTACGGCAACCGAGATCGCCGGCGCACTGTCGCTGACCCAATCGACGTTCTCGTATCATCTACGAAACGCCCAGCAGACACTCTTTGCGCGACTGTTTGACCGGTCACATTGA
- the gatC gene encoding Asp-tRNA(Asn)/Glu-tRNA(Gln) amidotransferase subunit GatC, with amino-acid sequence MSDPAVDPEEVRHVADLARVDLADDEIERFTEQFGDILDAFEALDDVPETEREAELSNVMRPDETRESLSQEEALQNASDTEEGQFKGPKVS; translated from the coding sequence ATGAGCGACCCCGCCGTCGATCCCGAGGAGGTCCGGCACGTCGCCGACCTCGCCCGTGTCGACCTCGCAGACGACGAGATCGAGCGGTTCACTGAGCAGTTTGGCGACATCCTCGACGCGTTCGAAGCGCTCGATGACGTCCCTGAAACAGAACGGGAGGCCGAACTCTCGAACGTGATGCGCCCCGACGAGACACGAGAGAGCCTCTCGCAAGAGGAGGCGCTCCAGAACGCCAGCGACACCGAAGAAGGGCAGTTCAAAGGGCCGAAGGTGTCGTAG